The region GGTACCTTCACTTTCCGTCCATTCTACCACATAATTCCCTAGTCGTTCACACAGTGCCGCCGGGCTGTTAAGTGCGATAAGCCGCCCTTTCTCCATAATAGCCACCCGTTTGCAAAGACTCTGCGCTTCTTCAATATAGTGAGTGGTTAATAGCACCGTCAGGCCGGCGGCGTTCAGTTTGCGGATTAGATCCCATAACCGCCGCCGCACCTGAGGGTCAAGCCCTACTGTCGGCTCGTCCAAAAACAACACCTGCGGCCGGTGTAGAAGAGCCCGCGCTATCATCAGCCGCCGTTTCATGCCGCCTGAAAAAGTGTTAACCATATCATTGCCCCGGTCTTTAAGCTCGACATATTCCAAGAGTTCTTCAATTCGTTCTGTCCGCTCCCTGCGGGGAATATGATGAAGCCGCCCGTGAAGGTCCAAGTTCTCCCTAGCGGTCAAATCAATATCAAGATTAAAATGTTGGGGCACAACGCCGATAACTGACTTAACCGCCAGTTCATCTTGCGGCAATCGCCAGCCATTAATAACAATATTACCAGCCGTAGGCCGGGTAAGCATGGTCAGAATCCTTATGGTGGTAGTTTTCCCGGCGCCATTGGGACCAAGCAATCCAAATGTTTCTCCTTGTTCAATTGTCAAATTCAAATTTTCCACAGCGACCCGCTCACCGAATTTTTTTACCAAACCCTCAATATAAATCATTTATAACCTCGCAAATATGTAATTCATAGTTTTTTCAACAATAGTCAGGCAAAGTCCTGCCTTGTCTTTGACTCACATATAGGTCAAAGGTCCTATATGTAGATTCCTATTCAATAATTCTGTTTTATGCTATGATAAAATGTGTAATTATTTCCTGAGGAGGGAACTCCGGGCGTGACCGAAACCGAGACCAAATTATATAATGAATTGCAACAGGTTTTAAACTCCGTAGCTGACGGCATGTGCGTTATCGCCTGTGATTTCACTGTGCTCAAAGTCAACGATGCGTTTGCCGCTATGGCCGGTGTTTCACCTGACCAGGCTGTAGGCAAAAAATGTTATGACTTGCTTACTACCGACATTTGCTACACCCCAGCCTGTCCGTTGCAACGCATTAGTCATTCCGGCCAACGTGTTGACTGCGACATTATCCTGAAAAACTCTGCTAAATCCGAACAATACTGCATTTTAACAGCCATGCCACTCATTAATCAATCCGGCGAACTATCAGGAATTGTCGAAAATTTTAAAGATATTACCGTGCGCCGGCAGCTCGAACAACAGCTCATCACCATGAATCAGACGCTGGAAAAAATGGTAGCCAAACGCACCCAGGAATTAAAAGAACGTGAACAGCAGCTCATCAACCTCCTGTACACCGATAATTTGACCGGCTTACCCAATCGGTTGCGGCTACTGCGG is a window of Sporomusaceae bacterium ACPt DNA encoding:
- the lnrL_3 gene encoding Linearmycin resistance ATP-binding protein LnrL, whose translation is MIYIEGLVKKFGERVAVENLNLTIEQGETFGLLGPNGAGKTTTIRILTMLTRPTAGNIVINGWRLPQDELAVKSVIGVVPQHFNLDIDLTARENLDLHGRLHHIPRRERTERIEELLEYVELKDRGNDMVNTFSGGMKRRLMIARALLHRPQVLFLDEPTVGLDPQVRRRLWDLIRKLNAAGLTVLLTTHYIEEAQSLCKRVAIMEKGRLIALNSPAALCERLGNYVVEWTESEGTQYRFFTGRTEAAAFAGTLAFNATLRHTNLEDVFVELTGRRVSG